The sequence below is a genomic window from Chondrinema litorale.
TGATTTAATGACGGCCTTGTTCATAATTACCCTAACTCTCTTTGTATTGAGCTATAAAATGTTCAAAGATAAAGAAGCTGGGCTCGAAGATCTAAAACAAGAGCTTTTATTACGAAGCGATAAGATTGCCCAACAAGAAGAAGAACTTGACAGAATTAGCAGCTACTTAATTTCTGAAAAAAATCTGGCAGACTCATTAGTAAAACAACTAGAGAATGAAAGAGGCAGGCTGTTGGTAATGGAAGAAGAGTTTAGAAAGTTAAAAGAAATTGAAGAAGCAATTTCTAAATTAGATTCTAGGTACTTTGCCTATCAACCGCAGTATAAGCGACATGTGCTAAAGTCTGATGTACAGTTTTCTACAGGAAGTGCCATCATTAAACAAGAGTACCACCTAATGTTAGAAAATGCTGGTCGGGCACTTAAAACGCTTATGGATAGTCTTGAATCAAGCTTAAATATTAAATACTTGCTTGTAATTGAAGGTAGTGCTTCAAAAGACAACTATTCTCGTAACTACGAATTAAGTTACGAAAGAGCTCTCCAACTTAAAAAACTTTGGAACCGACAAGGAGTAGAATTTGATGAGGATAAAATCCAAGTAATTATTTCTGGTAGCGGTACAGGAGGTATTGGTCGAGTAAACAATAATGAAAAACTCAATCAACGTTTTCTTATTTATATCATTCCTAAAGTTGGTACTATTGATACTGTAGATTGGGAAAAATTAAAAGAGATAAGCTCTGGATTAAATAATGATGAAGCTGAGGAAGAAGAGGATAATAGTTTTTTTTAAACTAATCTCAGCATTAATCATTAACTCTCTTATTTTTGCCTGAACATTAAGCAAAATAAAATGATGAATACAGGATTTTTTATTCAAAACAACTGTTACCATTTTGAATAAAAAATCCTGTTTCGTTTCCGAGCTATGAAAGCAAAATTTGTTTATATAAAAATTTCAGTATTTACAGTGTTAGCTATGTTGTTAATAACCTCTTGTGGTAGGGAATTACAACTATACGAATGGGAAACCATGGACCTTATGCTTTTAAATACTGAAACCAGAGATACACTTGCAAATAATGCTGAGCTAGAAGCTTCTAAGTTTTCTATTTTGGTTAATTTAAATGCAGAAAATGTAGTCTCTCTTGGTTCTAGCGACTGGTTCAATTATTCTAATGGATACCAAGCGAACGATGTAATAGAGAGTATAGAAATAATAAGTAGTGAAGATTACAATGATGTTTTTCCTACAGGAGAATTATTAAATGATGTATTCTATGCAGCATTTATAAATGAGCCAGAAACAAGCTTACCTGTTGATGAATTTATCGAAAGATTTGGTTCAGAATCTGGTAGAATTGAAAGTGGCTTTGAATTAATTCCTAATATTGTTGGTGAAGGCGCTCCTAGAGAAGGCTTAAGAACATTTACAGTTACTTTAGAACTGGAAAAAAACGGAACCTTCCAAAAAACTACTGATAATGTAAGTATCTATTAAACACAAAACATTATTACAGCAATGAGCAAAACTAGCAAATATATATTACCCCCAGGAGTTTCAGGATTTTATAAAGAAGGTGAAGATACACCTGCATCTATCGATGTTTATCAATTTAGAAAAGCTTGTGAAAATTTAGTTGAAAAGACAGGCTATCTACTAGAGGCATTTTACGATTTTACTTTAAGTGAAACTAAAAGCTACCATCTTGCAGTAGTTTTTAAGCCAGATAATAGCTATATCTTAATTTTCTGTAACAGATATTATCCCATAATTGCATTTAGTAAAGTACTTGATATTAAAAACATCAATCAAGCAGATTTTGATTTGCCAGAAAATGAGTTTTTTGATAATGAGCAATTAGCTACATTTTTTAAGAATAATTATGAAGTACTTACCTGTGATTACCTTTCTATAACTGTTGATGCAGATAATGAAGATGATGCAGTTACTGTAAAAAGACTTACTTTTTATGAGTTTGCAGAGTTCTCTTTCTGGAAACCACAAACATTGGGTGACATCATTTTTAACGATTGGGGATAAGTCACTTTATTGCAGAAACAAAGCCGTACTCCCACAAACCTTTTTTTAATGCTTTGTGCTGGCATTTAGTAGACAATGCATGTCTTTCTTGAAATGGTAATTGTTTTCTTATATTCTTAGGGAAAATTCTCAACGGAAATGCTGCTATTACTCCAATATAGCCTAACAAAAACAATCTATTTGAGCTTGGCACCACATTTTCACTCACATCTTTGTAATGAAACTCATCAAACCCAGCTATTGCTATCTCACTTTCAAACTGATCTCTACTTAGTAAATAAGGAATATGAAAACCATCGAACCAGTTATTCATAAGAGATGTTTCTTTTGCATTATCTGGTTGTCTTGAAATGAAATAATCAGCAATTAATAAAACTCCTCTGGGCTTCAATAACCTATAACACTCTTGTATAAACTTGGTCTTGTCATCACAATGAAAAAAACTTTCTGTAGCCCAGATTACATCAAATGTATCATTTTCTAATTGGCTATGTAGATAATCTAATTCCAAAAAATTCACTTGACTGTCTACATTCAACCTTTTGGCTTTTTGCCTCGCCTCTTTTAATTGAGTACTACAAATATTTAGACCAGTAACTTGTGCATTAAACTTTTGAGCGAGAAAAAAAGCTCCGCCTCCTACTCCACAACCCATATCTAGCACTTTAGCTTGCTTAGATATATTCGCCATCTCAGAAAGTTTCTCTTTATGTAATTGTAGAGCCTGACTGTGGTTTTTTATGCTTTTATCCCAATAGCCAAAATGTATAGAACTTGAAGAATTTTTATCCCAAAATAAGCTATACAAAAAGTTAGCTCTTTTGTATGAGTGATCTATCTCCTTTAAAAGTTGCTGATGCATATAAATAAAAAATCCTGCCGTTAAGCAGGATTTAAATTAATCAAGTTTTAAAACCGCCATAAAGGCTTCTTGCGGAATTTCCACATTACCAACTTGGCGCATTCTTTTCTTACCTTTTTTCTGTTTCTCTAACAGCTTTCTTTTACGAGTAATATCACCACCGTAACACTTAGCTAATACGTTTTTACGCAATGCCTTTACAGTTTCACGTGCTATAACTTTTGTACTAATAGCTGCCTGTATTGCAATTTCAAACTGCTGACGAGGTAAAAGCTCTTTCAGTTTCTCACAAATTTTCTTACCCCACTCATAAGCTTTATCTCTGTGCACAATTGCAGAAAGTGCATCTACCAATTCTCCATTGAGCATAATATCTAGCTTAACTAATTTAGACGTTCTAAAGCCAGTTATTTCATAATCGAGAGAAGCATAACCTCTTGAGATTGTCTTTAATTTATCATAAAAATCAAAAACGATTTCTGCTAGTGGCATATCAAACTTCAACTCCACTCTATCAGAAGTAAGATAAATCTGGTTTTTAAGTTGTCCCCTCTTTTCCATACAAAGTGCTATTACAGGGCCTACAAAATCTGCCTTTGTAATAATTGATGCATGGATGAAAGGTTCTTCAATATGGTCAATTAGGTTTGGAGCAGGCATATCAGAAGGTGCATTTACAATAATCAATTCACCTTTTGTACTATAAGCTTTAAATTGAACCGATGGAACTGTAGTAACTACAGTCATGTCAAATTCTCTTTCAAGTCTTTCCTGTACAATTTCCATATGGAGCATACCAAGGAAACCACAACGGAAACCGAAACCTAATGCAGCAGAAGTTTCAGGCTCCCAAACCAAAGAAGCATCATTTAACTGCAATTTCTCCATAGAAGATCTTAGCTCTTCAAACTCTGTAGTATCAACAGGGTAAATACCAGCAAATACCATTGGTTTTACAAACTCGAAACCTTTAATAGCTGTACTACAAGGTCTGCTTACATGCGTAATTGTATCACCTACTTTTACTTCTCTAGCTACTTTAATTCCAGAAATCAAGTAGCCTACATTACCCGCAGAGATCGTATCTTTTGCAGTTTGTTTTAATTTTAGGATACCAATTTCATCTGCACCATAAGTTTTACCTGTTGCCACAAACTTTACCTCATCTCCCTTCTTTATTTGCCCGTTCATTACACGGAAATAAACTTCTACCCCTCTGTATGAGTTAAATACTGAATCGAAAATCAATGCTTGTAATGGCGCTTCAGGATCACCTTTAGGAGCAGGAATTCTCTTTACTATCGCTTCAAGAATGTCGCTAATTCCAATTCCTTCTTTGGCACTGGCTTTAATAATATCTTCAGGTTCGCAACCGATCAAATCTATAATCTGATCAGAAACCTCTTCTGGCATTGCACTTGGAAGATCAATTTTATTTAAAACAGGAATAATCTCAAGATTTTGATCTAATGCAAGATACAAGTTAGATATGGTTTGAGCCTCAATTCCCTGTGCAGCATCTACAATTAAAAGCGCACCTTCACAAGCTGCAATAGCTCTTGATACCTCGTATGAAAAATCGACGTGTCCTGGAGTATCAATCAAGTTTAATGTATACACCTCATTTTCAAACAGATAGTCCATTTGAATAGCATGACTCTTAATGGTAATACCTCTTTCCCTTTCCAAGTCCATATCGTCTAGCAACTGCGCCTGCATTTCTCTGTGAGTCACAGTTTGTGTTGACTCAAGCAAGCGATCTGCTAGGGTACTTTTACCATGGTCTATGTGAGCAATAATGCAAAAATTCCTGATATTCTTCATGTTGCAAATCTATAAACAATTCTGCAATAAAATGATGCAGTTTGTGCAAATAAGTATGTGAGAAAATATTGATTTTTTAAAAAGCTGATTAAGCCTGTTTAGTATCTACTAAAAAAATCTTTTGATATTTTGTTCATTCTATAATATTCATCAAACTAATAATCCCATTAAAATCTTCAAAAACCGCTCAAAAAAAGGCTTTTTTATTTAAATTAAAACCACTCATGATAATTACTTTATAATAAAGTAACCTCACTAAAACTTTTAACAAAACGCAGTAAATCAAGCTAAAACAAAAGGTGTGAGCAAAACTATTTTTTCAATCTGTGTGGACATGGACATTTTGATATGAGTGCCTATGAGGCTTACTACGCCGGAAAGCTCACAAATCACTTTCTTTCTGATGAAGAATTGACTGCAAACTTGAAAGAATTAGAAGATATCCCTGCAGAGTAATGGAATCCATATATTTTATGATATCAATCATATTTCGAAGTAGAAATACATCATGTGCACTATAAGCACTTTACTACATCTTTGTAACAGATATGCAATGCATTGATGTATGCTTTGAGATAGCCAATAAATAGCTTGGGATATCTCCTCTTCGCTTGGAGAGGAGATATTTTTTTTCAATTTGATCTACTACTAAACCACTAATTAAGATGAATGCATTTAACCCTGAGCTACAAACTAAATGTTATCACTGTGGTGATGACTGTGGTAAACACCCAATTACTGCACACGATAAGCTTTTTTGCTGTGAAGGTTGTAAAACTGTGTATGAGATTTTACAAGAAAGTAATCTGTGCAACTATTATCAGATTGAAAAAACTCCCGGTTTAAAAAACAAGAAAAGCACCACTCAGAAATATGCATTTCTGGATATTGAATCTATTAGAGATGAATATATCCATTTCTCCAACAATCAAATTACTGGTATTTCATTCTTTATTCCTGCCATACATTGTAGCTCATGTATATGGTTACTGGAAAACCTAAATAAATTGCACGATGCTGTTTTACGCGTAATTGTCGATTTCCCCAAAAAAGAAGTAACCATCACTTTTAAAGAAGATCAAATCAGTTTAAGGCAGCTTGCTGAACTGCTTGAACAAATAGGTTATCCTCCACAAATAGATTCATCTCCAAAAAAAAACGAACGTAAAAAAGGACTTCCAAAAAGCTTTTACTTTAAGCTCGGTATCGCTGGCTTTTGCTTTGGCAATATTATGCTGCTAAGTATTCCAGAGTATTTGGGTATGGGAGCCGAATCAGACACAGAGTTTGTAAAATTCTTTAGTAGGTTAAACTTGCTACTTTCTTTACCTGTATTCTTTTATAGTAGTACTGAATATTTAATTTCGGCATGGAAAGGTCTTAAGCAAAAATTCATCAATATGGATGTGCCTATATCTTTAGGTATCATCACGCTATTTACTAGAAGTGCTTACGAAATTATTACATCCACAGGAGCCGGTTATATGGACTCTTTGGCTGGGCTGGTATTTTTCTTATTAGTAGGTAAATGGTATCAACAAAAAACCTATGCTGCACTTTCTTTTGATAGAGATTATGCTTCTTATTTCCCAGTAAGTGTTACCATTGTTAAAGCAGGAAATGTGCATGAAAACATCTTGCTTAAAGATTTACAACCTGGAGATCGAGCATTAATTAGAAATCAAGAACTTATTCCGGCAGATGCTATTTTGTTAAAAGGAAATGCACAGATAGATTATAGTTTTGTAACAGGTGAGTCTGATCCTGTAGAGAAAAAATCTGGAGATATATTATATGCAGGTGGCCGACAAAGCGGACAAGCCATCGAGATTGAGATTAAAAAACAAGTTGAAAATAGTTACCTCACTAAACTGTGGAATCAAGAAATATTTAAGAAAGAAAAAGAAACTGGTTTAACTGTATTAGCAGATAATGTGGGTAAGTACTTTACTTTTTTTATTATCTTATTAAGTATAGGCACTGGTGCTTTTTGGTATGTTTATCAGCCAGAAATGGTTGCTATTATCGTAACTTCAGTATTGATAGTTGCTTGCCCTTGTGCACTGGCTTTAACCATTCCATTTACTTTTGGAAATTCTACTCGCATTTTAGGCAAAAAAGGTATTTACCTTAAGAACACAAATACTATTGAAACTCTCTCAAAAGTTGATACGATCTTATTTGATAAAACCGGAACACTTACAGTGCTAGATGCTGGTAAAATACGGTATTTTGGAAAACCCTTAACAAATGAATATAAGAGTATAATTAAAAGTATCACAGCACATTCAACTCACCCATTAAGTGCCAACTTAAACCAGTATTTAACAGAGGTAAGCCAATTAACAAATTTTGATACTTATCAAGAAGAATCTGGAAAAGGAATACAAGCAACTTTAGCTAATAATACATTTAAGTTAGGTAGCGGTTTATATACAAAAGCAGTAGTCGAAAACATCAACCAAAACACCAGAGTATATTTTGCCGAAAATGATGAGATGATCGGCTATTTTGAGTTTGGCAACTTATATAGAAAAGGCTTTGAAAATGTAATGGATGACCTTGCAGAAAGGTATGAATTGCATTTGTTGTCTGGTGATAACTCAAATGAGAAAAAGAATTTAGAACAATTCTTTGGCAGTGTAGATCATATGCATTTTAATCAGTCTCCACAAAACAAGTTGGATTATGTAAAGCAATTGCAGCAAAAAGGCAAAAAAGTTTTAATGGTAGGTGATGGCTTAAACGATGCTGGTGCTTTAAGACAAAGTGATGCTGGCATCTCTATTTCCGACGACATTTATCACTTCTCTCCTGCTTGCGATGCCATAATGGATGCGGATGCTTTTAACCAATTAAGTAAGATTATCAAATACACAAAATCATCTTACAATGTAGTTATTTTAGGCTTCATTCTATCATTCTTATATAATATAATAGGCTTGAGCTTTGCCATGACAGGCCTCTTAACACCACTAGTTTCGGCGATTCTAATGCCATTGAGTTCGGCTACTGTAGTAATATTTGCTACCGCAGCCACTTACTTAAAAGGGAAGCAAACTTTTAATAATTAAGTATGCTTACTTTAACTCAATATCTAGCCACACCAATCGGTGATCTGAACTCGCATTATTGTCTGTGAGATAACTAAGTTTTTTCCCATTTTCTGGCCAGAAAATGCCTGATTTTTTTACATTGATATTTGCAGAAGGGATTAAATAATCAACTCTTAAACCCCAATCTGAAGTATCGTATTTAGGGTCACTTATTTGAGCTTTTAGTTGCTCATTATCAGATTTCTTGGTATTTGCTACTCCGCCTTTCGATTTGGGTATTTTGCTACCTTCAATTACAGCAGCATTTACTTTTTTATCTTCTAAAAGCTTTCTTATTGCATGGTCATAAGTGTCACCATCATTAGGGTCTGCATTCATATCACCACCTATCACAAAATAAGCTCCTGACTCTAAACCTCCCTTTACTCCTTTATCATCATATAAATAAGCTGCATTATTGATATAATCTGTAATAAGTCGGATTTCATCATGATTTCTCTTACCGTTTTTATCTTCTGCTGCATCAAAAACTGGTGGAGTTGGATGTGCTACTATTACGTGTAAGGTCTCACCTTCAACTTTAATTGGAAAATCGACATGGTTTTTAGAAGAAAGTCTAAAAACATTTAATGCTGTATTACTATAATAAGATTCATTAGTTTCTGGATTTATAGGGAGATTAGCATCTGGCATATCTTTCCATAAAAATTTCTGAAAAGTACGAATATTTTGAATTTCTATTGGGTACTTAGACAAAATTGCAAAACCATATTGACCAGGAAATACACCAAAGCCAAAAGCATCACCCCCACCTTCTATTTTGCCATCATTATCAAAATCTTCACCTGA
It includes:
- a CDS encoding class I SAM-dependent methyltransferase, translating into MHQQLLKEIDHSYKRANFLYSLFWDKNSSSSIHFGYWDKSIKNHSQALQLHKEKLSEMANISKQAKVLDMGCGVGGGAFFLAQKFNAQVTGLNICSTQLKEARQKAKRLNVDSQVNFLELDYLHSQLENDTFDVIWATESFFHCDDKTKFIQECYRLLKPRGVLLIADYFISRQPDNAKETSLMNNWFDGFHIPYLLSRDQFESEIAIAGFDEFHYKDVSENVVPSSNRLFLLGYIGVIAAFPLRIFPKNIRKQLPFQERHALSTKCQHKALKKGLWEYGFVSAIK
- the lepA gene encoding translation elongation factor 4, which codes for MKNIRNFCIIAHIDHGKSTLADRLLESTQTVTHREMQAQLLDDMDLERERGITIKSHAIQMDYLFENEVYTLNLIDTPGHVDFSYEVSRAIAACEGALLIVDAAQGIEAQTISNLYLALDQNLEIIPVLNKIDLPSAMPEEVSDQIIDLIGCEPEDIIKASAKEGIGISDILEAIVKRIPAPKGDPEAPLQALIFDSVFNSYRGVEVYFRVMNGQIKKGDEVKFVATGKTYGADEIGILKLKQTAKDTISAGNVGYLISGIKVAREVKVGDTITHVSRPCSTAIKGFEFVKPMVFAGIYPVDTTEFEELRSSMEKLQLNDASLVWEPETSAALGFGFRCGFLGMLHMEIVQERLEREFDMTVVTTVPSVQFKAYSTKGELIIVNAPSDMPAPNLIDHIEEPFIHASIITKADFVGPVIALCMEKRGQLKNQIYLTSDRVELKFDMPLAEIVFDFYDKLKTISRGYASLDYEITGFRTSKLVKLDIMLNGELVDALSAIVHRDKAYEWGKKICEKLKELLPRQQFEIAIQAAISTKVIARETVKALRKNVLAKCYGGDITRKRKLLEKQKKGKKRMRQVGNVEIPQEAFMAVLKLD
- a CDS encoding heavy metal translocating P-type ATPase; this translates as MNAFNPELQTKCYHCGDDCGKHPITAHDKLFCCEGCKTVYEILQESNLCNYYQIEKTPGLKNKKSTTQKYAFLDIESIRDEYIHFSNNQITGISFFIPAIHCSSCIWLLENLNKLHDAVLRVIVDFPKKEVTITFKEDQISLRQLAELLEQIGYPPQIDSSPKKNERKKGLPKSFYFKLGIAGFCFGNIMLLSIPEYLGMGAESDTEFVKFFSRLNLLLSLPVFFYSSTEYLISAWKGLKQKFINMDVPISLGIITLFTRSAYEIITSTGAGYMDSLAGLVFFLLVGKWYQQKTYAALSFDRDYASYFPVSVTIVKAGNVHENILLKDLQPGDRALIRNQELIPADAILLKGNAQIDYSFVTGESDPVEKKSGDILYAGGRQSGQAIEIEIKKQVENSYLTKLWNQEIFKKEKETGLTVLADNVGKYFTFFIILLSIGTGAFWYVYQPEMVAIIVTSVLIVACPCALALTIPFTFGNSTRILGKKGIYLKNTNTIETLSKVDTILFDKTGTLTVLDAGKIRYFGKPLTNEYKSIIKSITAHSTHPLSANLNQYLTEVSQLTNFDTYQEESGKGIQATLANNTFKLGSGLYTKAVVENINQNTRVYFAENDEMIGYFEFGNLYRKGFENVMDDLAERYELHLLSGDNSNEKKNLEQFFGSVDHMHFNQSPQNKLDYVKQLQQKGKKVLMVGDGLNDAGALRQSDAGISISDDIYHFSPACDAIMDADAFNQLSKIIKYTKSSYNVVILGFILSFLYNIIGLSFAMTGLLTPLVSAILMPLSSATVVIFATAATYLKGKQTFNN
- a CDS encoding endonuclease/exonuclease/phosphatase family protein, which gives rise to MKLSCLGALFYCVLLVLSINFANAQTIRIATFNAYLNRTKQGELLQDLLADEKSEQIENVAEIIQRIRPDILILQEFDYDVEGRSLKLFEEKYLAKSQNGTEPIDYPYFYIPETNTGFPSGEDFDNDGKIEGGGDAFGFGVFPGQYGFAILSKYPIEIQNIRTFQKFLWKDMPDANLPINPETNESYYSNTALNVFRLSSKNHVDFPIKVEGETLHVIVAHPTPPVFDAAEDKNGKRNHDEIRLITDYINNAAYLYDDKGVKGGLESGAYFVIGGDMNADPNDGDTYDHAIRKLLEDKKVNAAVIEGSKIPKSKGGVANTKKSDNEQLKAQISDPKYDTSDWGLRVDYLIPSANINVKKSGIFWPENGKKLSYLTDNNASSDHRLVWLDIELK